From Melanotaenia boesemani isolate fMelBoe1 chromosome 12, fMelBoe1.pri, whole genome shotgun sequence, a single genomic window includes:
- the uggt2 gene encoding UDP-glucose:glycoprotein glucosyltransferase 2 isoform X1, with translation MPLLAAQNTSLKPLALYGSGQHHQRGESYITGSCSVATMKTTIVLLLLMMNMHQVISAPKGVTASLKAKWNMTPFLLETSEFVGEEGNEKFWQFVDTVKELTVYKHGESVRSFYNLIIKKAGQFLTGLQVHLLRFALALRSYSPAVHASQQIASDEPPPPACPAFVSIHGQLSCSTKEIKKLLKAAANRPKPYLYKNDHTYPGVNKTDVPVVILYAQIGTKKFASFHKVLSEKAQEGTLRYILRHYVADPKPQKMLLSGYGVELAIKSTEYKAVDDTEVKDSKIIINAEDDDNDEVQGFFFGTLKNSNPELQEQLGELRKHLLESIDEMAPLKVWEMQDLSFQAAARIMSVPKFDALKVMRDLSQNFPSKARSLTRVAVKQEMRKEIAENQKHLSESIGVHPGDGELFINGLHIDLDIHNPFSILDILRREARVLEGLHNLGIKGEHQGKLLKLPSNTADDSYALDIRHPAILWMNDIENDHMYRSWPTGVQELLRATFPGVIRQIRRNFFNLVLFLDPLQEESVELVKLAELFYKHKIPLRIGFVFVVNPKDEIDGFSDAGVGFYRLLNYIADEYDLSQAVMSMVSLYNQINVGKTLSVDTISAYLKRKYPNANPERILGVKSEYEYKRKDGALFYKKSGLGALPLALFNGVPLSSDEMNPEELETIILQRIMDTTTAFQRAVFMGQLTEGSDVVDYLMEQANVVPRMNSLILSFDRKYLDLTGMPVVDDWEDSTMFSFLDSRDKTAVMAKRLKYFTSSDDDGMTAVTLWIVGDFEKVSGKKLLLNALKHVKASPGVRVGVIDNLSGKPCEDNTMLYRAVWASLLTQKNKAAAEYVQKLLKEESSQLLQQGTKMKDLLMQGMDVDAFEKKFNTLEVDFIRSQQLFCRDVLKLRPGQRAVISNGRIVGPFEEQEEFTVEDFHLLERITLSGSAEKVKAIVKQMGMKPKHASDLLMKVDSLLSATPKGEVRRDVHLIKDRHSVLHLSPRENEVFYDVVAIVDPLTREAQKISQLLIVLSQVVNVRLQLFMNCRAKLSEMPLKSFYRFVLESDVTFLANETVSPGPIARFIELPESPLLTLNMITPESWMVQAVRSPHDLDNIHLQEVNGVVAAEFELEHLLLEGHCFDLSTGQPPRGLQFTLGMSRDPLMYDTIVMANLGYFQLKASPGAWILRLRKGRSDEIYEILTHDGTDSPADAGDVIVVLNSFHSKIIKVRVQKKAEKIGEDLLSETSENKGIWDSIASVWSTFEKSITGGGLKKADGEKKKEDVLNIFSVASGHLYERFLRIMMLSVLRHTKTPVKFWFLKNYLSPSFKETISHMAESYGFQYELVQYKWPRWLHQQTEKQRIIWGYKILFLDVLFPLAVDKIIFVDADQIVRADLKELRDLNLEGAPYGYTPFCDSRREMEGYRFWKTGYWASHLGQRNYHISALYVVDLKKFRKIAAGDRLRGQYQALSQDPNSLSNLDQDLPNNMIHQVAIKSLPQEWLWCETWCDDDSKVTAKTIDLCNNPKTKEPKLTAAARIVPEWVEYDKEIKQLLRRVQEQEDEAAQMKTASPSQHKKDNRRDEL, from the exons ATGCCTCTGCTAGCTGCCCAAAATACCTCCTTGAAGCCTCTCGCTTTGTATGGAAGCGGTCAGCATCACCAACGGGGTGAGAGCTACATTACTG GTTCATGTTCCGTCGCGACAATGAAGACCACGATAGTGTTGTTACTGCTGATGATGAATATGCATCAAGTTATATCAGCACCTAAAGGCGTTACTGCCAGTCTCAAAGCCAAGTGGAACATGACCCCCTTCCTCCTTGAGACAAG CGAGTTTGTTGGAGAAGAAGGGAATGAAAAGTTCTGGCAGTTTGTTGACACTGTGAAAGAACTCACTGTTTACAAGCATGGAG AGTCGGTGCGCTCGTTTTACAACTTGATCATTAAAAAGGCGGGCCAGTTCCTCACAGGTCTTCAAGTTCATCTCCTCAGATTCGCTCTGGCCCTGCGATCCTACTCACCAGCTGTTCATGCTTCCCAGCAG ATAGCCAGCGATGAACCTCCACCCCCGGCTTGCCCCGCCTTTGTCTCTATCCACGGCCAACTCAGCTGCAGCACCAAGGAAATCAAGAAGCTTCTTAAAGCTGCTGCAAACAG GCCAAAACCGTACTTGTACAAGAATGATCACACATATCCAGGAGTCAATAAAACAGACGTGCCAGTTGTGATCCTGTATGCTCAGATTGGAACCAAGAAGTTTGCCTCTTTTCATAAAGTGCTGTCAGAGAAAGCTCAAGAGGGCACACTCAGATATATTTTGCGGCATTATGTAGCG GATCCAAAGCCTCAAAAGATGTTATTATCTGGTTATGGCGTTGAGTTGGCCATCAAAAGCACTGAATACAAAGCTGTGGATGACACTGAAGTGAAAG ATTCAAAGATTATTATAAATGCTgaggatgatgataatgatgaagtCCAAGGATTCTTCTTTGGAACATTAAA AAATTCTAATCCTGAGCTCCAAGAGCAACTCGGTGAGCTTCGCAAACATCTTCTGGAGAGCATAGATGAAATGGCCCCTCTCAAAGTGTGGGAAATGCAAG ATCTAAGTTTCCAGGCTGCAGCTAGAATTATGTCTGTGCCAAAGTTTGATGCTTTGAAGGTAATGCGAGACCTCAGTCAGAACTTTCCCAGCAAAGCAAG ATCACTGACAAGAGTGGCTGTAAAGcaagaaatgagaaaagaaattgcAGAGAACCAAAAG cACCTCAGCGAGAGTATCGGTGTTCACCCAGGAGATGGAGAGCTCTTTATCAATGGACTGCACATCGATTTGGACATTCACAACCCTTTCAG tatTTTGGACATCCTTAGAAGAGAAgccagggtcttggaggggctTCATAACTTAGGCATTAAGGGGGAGCATCAGGGCAAGCTGTTGAAGCTACCTTCGAACACTGCAGATGACAGCTATGCCTTAGATATCAGACATCCAGCTATCTTG TGGATGAATGACATTGAAAATGACCACATGTACCGCAGCTGGCCAACAGGCGTGCAGGAGCTCCTTAGAGCAACCTTTCCTGGTGTCATTCGACAGATAAGACGCAATTTCTTTAACTTG GTGCTGTTTCTAGATCCCCTGCAAGAAGAAAGTGTTGAGTTAGTAAAACTAGCAGAGCTTTTCTACAAGCATAAAATTCCTCTGAG AattggttttgtgtttgttgtcaACCCCAAAGATGAGATTGATGGCTTCTCAGATGCAGGAGTTGGATTTTACCGACTGCTGAATTACATTGCAGACGAGTATGATTTATCCCAGGCTGTGATGTCTATGGTCTCA CTGTACAACCAAATAAATGTTGGAAAGACGCTGTCTGTTGATACAATCTCTGCTTACCTGAAAAGAAAATACCCAAACGCCAATCCTGAAAGGATTCTAGGAGTCAAATCTGAGTATGAATATAAAAGAAAG GATGGTGCCCTCTTCTACAAAAAGAGTGGTCTGGGGGCCCTGCCTCTGGCTTTATTTAACGGAGTCCCTCTGAGCTCTGATGAGATGAACCCAGAGGAATTAGAAACCATAATACTGCAACGCATAATGGACACAACCACTGCCTTCCAGAGAGCAGTGTTCATG GGTCAGTTAACTGAAGGCTCAGATGTGGTGGACTATTTAATGGAACAGGCCAATGTGGTTCCCAGGATGAACTCACTTATTTTAAGCTTTGACCGAAAGTACCTTGACCTCACGGGAATGCCAG TTGTTGATGACTGGGAGGACTCAACTATGTTTTCATTCTTGGACTCCAGAGACAAAACAGCTGTGATGGCTAAGAGATTGAAATACTTCACAAGTAGCG ATGATGATGGAATGACTGCTGTGACATTGTGGATAGTTGGAGATTTTGAGAAGGTTTCGGGAAAGAAACTGTTGTTGAATGCTTTGAAACATGTG AAGGCCAGTCCCGGCGTGCGTGTTGGGGTGATAGATAACCTCAGTGGAAAGCCCTGTGAAGATAACACCATGCTGTACAGGGCTGTCTGGGCTTCTCTTCTCACCCAGAAGAATAAGGCTGCAGCTGAGTATGTGCAGAAACTCCTGAAAGAAGAGAGCAGCCAGCTCCTCCAGCAGGGGACCAAGATGAAGGACCTACTGATGCAG GGCATGGATGTTGATGCCTTTGAGAAAAAATTCAACACGCTGGAAGTTGATTTTATCCGCAGTCAGCAGCTGTTCTGTCGAGACGTCTTGAAGCTCCGTCCTGGTCAGCGAGCAGTGATCAGCAACGGCAGG ATTGTTGGTCCATTTGAAGAGCAGGAAGAATTCACTGTGGAGGATTTCCACTTACTTGAGAGGATTACACTGAGTGGTTCAGCAGAGAAAGTCAAAGCCATAGTGAAACAGATGGGGATGAAGCCAAAGCA TGCAAGTGACTTACTCATGAAGGTTGATTCCCTCCTGAGTGCAACCCCCAAAGGAGAGGTCAGAAGGGATGTCCATTTGATCAAAGACAGACACAG tgtTCTCCATCTCTCACCACGTGAAAACGAGGTGTTCTACGATGTTGTGGCCATTGTTGACCCCCTCACTAGAGAGGCTCAGAAAATTTCCCAGCTGCTGATT GTGCTTAGTCAAGTGGTCAATGTGAGACTGCAGCTGTTTATGAATTGCAGGGCCAAGTTGTCCGAGATGCCCCTTAAGAG CTTTTACCGCTTTGTATTGGAATCTGATGTCACCTTCTTGGCTAACGAGACGGTGTCTCCAGGGCCTATTGCTCGTTTCATTGAGCTCCCAGAATCTCCACTCCTCACCCTTAATATGATCACACCAGAAAGCTGGATGGTGCAGGCAGTGCGCAGCCCTCATGACTTGGACAACATCCACTTGCAGGAG GTGAATGGGGTTGTGGCAGCAGAGTTTGAACTGGAGCACCTCTTGCTGGAGGGACACTGCTTTGATCTGTCAACCGGCCAGCCCCCTCGTGGACTACAGTTTACCCTGGGAATGAGTCGAGACCCGCTCATGTATGACACAATTGTCATGGCTAACTTG GGATATTTCCAACTGAAAGCCAGTCCTGGTGCCTGGATCCTAAGATTACGTAAAGGGAGATCAGACGAAATCTATGAAATCCTCAC ACATGATGGAACTGATTCCCCAGCAGATGCTGGTGATGTCATAGTTGTGCTAAACAGCTTCCACAGTAAGATCATCAAAGTCAGG GTGCAGAAAAAGGCAGAGAAGATCGGTGAAGATCTTCTAAgtgaaacaagtgaaaacaaagGCATATGGGACTCCATCGCAAG TGTTTGGAGCACTTTTGAGAAAAG CATCACAGGTGGTGGCTTAAAGAAGGCtgatggagaaaagaaaaaagaagatgttttaaacatattttcagtGGCCTCCGGACATTTGTATGAGCGTTTTCTGAG AATAATGATGCTTTCTGTCCTTCGGCACACAAAAACACCTGTCAAGTTCTGGTTTCTCAAGAATTACCTCTCCCCTTCTTTCAAG GAGACCATCTCTCACATGGCAGAGTCATACGGCTTTCAGTATGAGCTAGTGCAGTACAAATGGCCCCGCTGGCTCCACCAGCAGACTGAAAAGCAGCGGATTATCTGGGGATACAAGATCCTTTTCCTGGATGTTTTATTCCCTTTGGCTGTGGACAAGATCATTTTTGTGGACGCCGATCAG ATAGTTCGGGCTGACTTGAAAGAGTTGAGGGATTTGAACTTGGAGGGCGCTCCTTATGGTTACACACCGTTTTGCGATAGCCGCAGAGAAATGGAAGGCTATCGCTTTTGGAAAACTGGGTACTGGGCCTCACATCTTGGACAGAGGAATTACCACATCAG TGCTCTGTACGTTGTAGATTTAAAGAAGTTCCGTAAGATTGCAGCTGGGGACAGACTACGAGGCCAGTATCAAGCTTTGAGCCAAGACCCAAACAGTCTGTCTAACCTGGATCAG GACCTTCCTAACAACATGATCCACCAGGTGGCTATCAAGTCTCTGCCTCAGGAGTGGTTGTGGTGTGAGACATGGTGTGATGATGACTCTAAAGTCACAGCTAAGACTATAGACCTG
- the uggt2 gene encoding UDP-glucose:glycoprotein glucosyltransferase 2 isoform X2, which yields MPLLAAQNTSLKPLALYGSGQHHQRGSCSVATMKTTIVLLLLMMNMHQVISAPKGVTASLKAKWNMTPFLLETSEFVGEEGNEKFWQFVDTVKELTVYKHGESVRSFYNLIIKKAGQFLTGLQVHLLRFALALRSYSPAVHASQQIASDEPPPPACPAFVSIHGQLSCSTKEIKKLLKAAANRPKPYLYKNDHTYPGVNKTDVPVVILYAQIGTKKFASFHKVLSEKAQEGTLRYILRHYVADPKPQKMLLSGYGVELAIKSTEYKAVDDTEVKDSKIIINAEDDDNDEVQGFFFGTLKNSNPELQEQLGELRKHLLESIDEMAPLKVWEMQDLSFQAAARIMSVPKFDALKVMRDLSQNFPSKARSLTRVAVKQEMRKEIAENQKHLSESIGVHPGDGELFINGLHIDLDIHNPFSILDILRREARVLEGLHNLGIKGEHQGKLLKLPSNTADDSYALDIRHPAILWMNDIENDHMYRSWPTGVQELLRATFPGVIRQIRRNFFNLVLFLDPLQEESVELVKLAELFYKHKIPLRIGFVFVVNPKDEIDGFSDAGVGFYRLLNYIADEYDLSQAVMSMVSLYNQINVGKTLSVDTISAYLKRKYPNANPERILGVKSEYEYKRKDGALFYKKSGLGALPLALFNGVPLSSDEMNPEELETIILQRIMDTTTAFQRAVFMGQLTEGSDVVDYLMEQANVVPRMNSLILSFDRKYLDLTGMPVVDDWEDSTMFSFLDSRDKTAVMAKRLKYFTSSDDDGMTAVTLWIVGDFEKVSGKKLLLNALKHVKASPGVRVGVIDNLSGKPCEDNTMLYRAVWASLLTQKNKAAAEYVQKLLKEESSQLLQQGTKMKDLLMQGMDVDAFEKKFNTLEVDFIRSQQLFCRDVLKLRPGQRAVISNGRIVGPFEEQEEFTVEDFHLLERITLSGSAEKVKAIVKQMGMKPKHASDLLMKVDSLLSATPKGEVRRDVHLIKDRHSVLHLSPRENEVFYDVVAIVDPLTREAQKISQLLIVLSQVVNVRLQLFMNCRAKLSEMPLKSFYRFVLESDVTFLANETVSPGPIARFIELPESPLLTLNMITPESWMVQAVRSPHDLDNIHLQEVNGVVAAEFELEHLLLEGHCFDLSTGQPPRGLQFTLGMSRDPLMYDTIVMANLGYFQLKASPGAWILRLRKGRSDEIYEILTHDGTDSPADAGDVIVVLNSFHSKIIKVRVQKKAEKIGEDLLSETSENKGIWDSIASVWSTFEKSITGGGLKKADGEKKKEDVLNIFSVASGHLYERFLRIMMLSVLRHTKTPVKFWFLKNYLSPSFKETISHMAESYGFQYELVQYKWPRWLHQQTEKQRIIWGYKILFLDVLFPLAVDKIIFVDADQIVRADLKELRDLNLEGAPYGYTPFCDSRREMEGYRFWKTGYWASHLGQRNYHISALYVVDLKKFRKIAAGDRLRGQYQALSQDPNSLSNLDQDLPNNMIHQVAIKSLPQEWLWCETWCDDDSKVTAKTIDLCNNPKTKEPKLTAAARIVPEWVEYDKEIKQLLRRVQEQEDEAAQMKTASPSQHKKDNRRDEL from the exons ATGCCTCTGCTAGCTGCCCAAAATACCTCCTTGAAGCCTCTCGCTTTGTATGGAAGCGGTCAGCATCACCAACGGG GTTCATGTTCCGTCGCGACAATGAAGACCACGATAGTGTTGTTACTGCTGATGATGAATATGCATCAAGTTATATCAGCACCTAAAGGCGTTACTGCCAGTCTCAAAGCCAAGTGGAACATGACCCCCTTCCTCCTTGAGACAAG CGAGTTTGTTGGAGAAGAAGGGAATGAAAAGTTCTGGCAGTTTGTTGACACTGTGAAAGAACTCACTGTTTACAAGCATGGAG AGTCGGTGCGCTCGTTTTACAACTTGATCATTAAAAAGGCGGGCCAGTTCCTCACAGGTCTTCAAGTTCATCTCCTCAGATTCGCTCTGGCCCTGCGATCCTACTCACCAGCTGTTCATGCTTCCCAGCAG ATAGCCAGCGATGAACCTCCACCCCCGGCTTGCCCCGCCTTTGTCTCTATCCACGGCCAACTCAGCTGCAGCACCAAGGAAATCAAGAAGCTTCTTAAAGCTGCTGCAAACAG GCCAAAACCGTACTTGTACAAGAATGATCACACATATCCAGGAGTCAATAAAACAGACGTGCCAGTTGTGATCCTGTATGCTCAGATTGGAACCAAGAAGTTTGCCTCTTTTCATAAAGTGCTGTCAGAGAAAGCTCAAGAGGGCACACTCAGATATATTTTGCGGCATTATGTAGCG GATCCAAAGCCTCAAAAGATGTTATTATCTGGTTATGGCGTTGAGTTGGCCATCAAAAGCACTGAATACAAAGCTGTGGATGACACTGAAGTGAAAG ATTCAAAGATTATTATAAATGCTgaggatgatgataatgatgaagtCCAAGGATTCTTCTTTGGAACATTAAA AAATTCTAATCCTGAGCTCCAAGAGCAACTCGGTGAGCTTCGCAAACATCTTCTGGAGAGCATAGATGAAATGGCCCCTCTCAAAGTGTGGGAAATGCAAG ATCTAAGTTTCCAGGCTGCAGCTAGAATTATGTCTGTGCCAAAGTTTGATGCTTTGAAGGTAATGCGAGACCTCAGTCAGAACTTTCCCAGCAAAGCAAG ATCACTGACAAGAGTGGCTGTAAAGcaagaaatgagaaaagaaattgcAGAGAACCAAAAG cACCTCAGCGAGAGTATCGGTGTTCACCCAGGAGATGGAGAGCTCTTTATCAATGGACTGCACATCGATTTGGACATTCACAACCCTTTCAG tatTTTGGACATCCTTAGAAGAGAAgccagggtcttggaggggctTCATAACTTAGGCATTAAGGGGGAGCATCAGGGCAAGCTGTTGAAGCTACCTTCGAACACTGCAGATGACAGCTATGCCTTAGATATCAGACATCCAGCTATCTTG TGGATGAATGACATTGAAAATGACCACATGTACCGCAGCTGGCCAACAGGCGTGCAGGAGCTCCTTAGAGCAACCTTTCCTGGTGTCATTCGACAGATAAGACGCAATTTCTTTAACTTG GTGCTGTTTCTAGATCCCCTGCAAGAAGAAAGTGTTGAGTTAGTAAAACTAGCAGAGCTTTTCTACAAGCATAAAATTCCTCTGAG AattggttttgtgtttgttgtcaACCCCAAAGATGAGATTGATGGCTTCTCAGATGCAGGAGTTGGATTTTACCGACTGCTGAATTACATTGCAGACGAGTATGATTTATCCCAGGCTGTGATGTCTATGGTCTCA CTGTACAACCAAATAAATGTTGGAAAGACGCTGTCTGTTGATACAATCTCTGCTTACCTGAAAAGAAAATACCCAAACGCCAATCCTGAAAGGATTCTAGGAGTCAAATCTGAGTATGAATATAAAAGAAAG GATGGTGCCCTCTTCTACAAAAAGAGTGGTCTGGGGGCCCTGCCTCTGGCTTTATTTAACGGAGTCCCTCTGAGCTCTGATGAGATGAACCCAGAGGAATTAGAAACCATAATACTGCAACGCATAATGGACACAACCACTGCCTTCCAGAGAGCAGTGTTCATG GGTCAGTTAACTGAAGGCTCAGATGTGGTGGACTATTTAATGGAACAGGCCAATGTGGTTCCCAGGATGAACTCACTTATTTTAAGCTTTGACCGAAAGTACCTTGACCTCACGGGAATGCCAG TTGTTGATGACTGGGAGGACTCAACTATGTTTTCATTCTTGGACTCCAGAGACAAAACAGCTGTGATGGCTAAGAGATTGAAATACTTCACAAGTAGCG ATGATGATGGAATGACTGCTGTGACATTGTGGATAGTTGGAGATTTTGAGAAGGTTTCGGGAAAGAAACTGTTGTTGAATGCTTTGAAACATGTG AAGGCCAGTCCCGGCGTGCGTGTTGGGGTGATAGATAACCTCAGTGGAAAGCCCTGTGAAGATAACACCATGCTGTACAGGGCTGTCTGGGCTTCTCTTCTCACCCAGAAGAATAAGGCTGCAGCTGAGTATGTGCAGAAACTCCTGAAAGAAGAGAGCAGCCAGCTCCTCCAGCAGGGGACCAAGATGAAGGACCTACTGATGCAG GGCATGGATGTTGATGCCTTTGAGAAAAAATTCAACACGCTGGAAGTTGATTTTATCCGCAGTCAGCAGCTGTTCTGTCGAGACGTCTTGAAGCTCCGTCCTGGTCAGCGAGCAGTGATCAGCAACGGCAGG ATTGTTGGTCCATTTGAAGAGCAGGAAGAATTCACTGTGGAGGATTTCCACTTACTTGAGAGGATTACACTGAGTGGTTCAGCAGAGAAAGTCAAAGCCATAGTGAAACAGATGGGGATGAAGCCAAAGCA TGCAAGTGACTTACTCATGAAGGTTGATTCCCTCCTGAGTGCAACCCCCAAAGGAGAGGTCAGAAGGGATGTCCATTTGATCAAAGACAGACACAG tgtTCTCCATCTCTCACCACGTGAAAACGAGGTGTTCTACGATGTTGTGGCCATTGTTGACCCCCTCACTAGAGAGGCTCAGAAAATTTCCCAGCTGCTGATT GTGCTTAGTCAAGTGGTCAATGTGAGACTGCAGCTGTTTATGAATTGCAGGGCCAAGTTGTCCGAGATGCCCCTTAAGAG CTTTTACCGCTTTGTATTGGAATCTGATGTCACCTTCTTGGCTAACGAGACGGTGTCTCCAGGGCCTATTGCTCGTTTCATTGAGCTCCCAGAATCTCCACTCCTCACCCTTAATATGATCACACCAGAAAGCTGGATGGTGCAGGCAGTGCGCAGCCCTCATGACTTGGACAACATCCACTTGCAGGAG GTGAATGGGGTTGTGGCAGCAGAGTTTGAACTGGAGCACCTCTTGCTGGAGGGACACTGCTTTGATCTGTCAACCGGCCAGCCCCCTCGTGGACTACAGTTTACCCTGGGAATGAGTCGAGACCCGCTCATGTATGACACAATTGTCATGGCTAACTTG GGATATTTCCAACTGAAAGCCAGTCCTGGTGCCTGGATCCTAAGATTACGTAAAGGGAGATCAGACGAAATCTATGAAATCCTCAC ACATGATGGAACTGATTCCCCAGCAGATGCTGGTGATGTCATAGTTGTGCTAAACAGCTTCCACAGTAAGATCATCAAAGTCAGG GTGCAGAAAAAGGCAGAGAAGATCGGTGAAGATCTTCTAAgtgaaacaagtgaaaacaaagGCATATGGGACTCCATCGCAAG TGTTTGGAGCACTTTTGAGAAAAG CATCACAGGTGGTGGCTTAAAGAAGGCtgatggagaaaagaaaaaagaagatgttttaaacatattttcagtGGCCTCCGGACATTTGTATGAGCGTTTTCTGAG AATAATGATGCTTTCTGTCCTTCGGCACACAAAAACACCTGTCAAGTTCTGGTTTCTCAAGAATTACCTCTCCCCTTCTTTCAAG GAGACCATCTCTCACATGGCAGAGTCATACGGCTTTCAGTATGAGCTAGTGCAGTACAAATGGCCCCGCTGGCTCCACCAGCAGACTGAAAAGCAGCGGATTATCTGGGGATACAAGATCCTTTTCCTGGATGTTTTATTCCCTTTGGCTGTGGACAAGATCATTTTTGTGGACGCCGATCAG ATAGTTCGGGCTGACTTGAAAGAGTTGAGGGATTTGAACTTGGAGGGCGCTCCTTATGGTTACACACCGTTTTGCGATAGCCGCAGAGAAATGGAAGGCTATCGCTTTTGGAAAACTGGGTACTGGGCCTCACATCTTGGACAGAGGAATTACCACATCAG TGCTCTGTACGTTGTAGATTTAAAGAAGTTCCGTAAGATTGCAGCTGGGGACAGACTACGAGGCCAGTATCAAGCTTTGAGCCAAGACCCAAACAGTCTGTCTAACCTGGATCAG GACCTTCCTAACAACATGATCCACCAGGTGGCTATCAAGTCTCTGCCTCAGGAGTGGTTGTGGTGTGAGACATGGTGTGATGATGACTCTAAAGTCACAGCTAAGACTATAGACCTG